One Lysinibacillus fusiformis genomic window carries:
- a CDS encoding winged helix-turn-helix domain-containing protein, which translates to MQALLTRIQAYLKRKIPSQKENTLHIANLSIHDDEKNVYKDGELLNFFIKEKLLLFFLIEQTKKVVNIEQLISHVWGYNGVAESKTDSVHISTLRRKMEDIPAKPKWIQTVRGFGYPFVSQK; encoded by the coding sequence TTGCAAGCATTACTAACTCGTATTCAAGCATATTTAAAAAGAAAGATTCCTAGCCAAAAAGAAAATACTTTACATATTGCTAATTTATCCATACACGATGATGAAAAAAATGTCTATAAAGACGGTGAATTATTAAATTTTTTTATCAAAGAAAAACTGTTATTATTCTTTCTTATTGAACAGACAAAAAAAGTAGTGAATATTGAACAACTTATCAGCCATGTATGGGGTTATAATGGCGTAGCAGAATCTAAAACTGACTCCGTTCATATTAGTACGTTACGACGTAAAATGGAGGACATACCTGCTAAACCAAAATGGATCCAAACAGTTAGAGGGTTCGGTTATCCATTTGTCTCTCAAAAATAA
- a CDS encoding beta-carotene 15,15'-monooxygenase, translating to MIALNKRQNRWLAFLLVVLASNYTLYNTGIGLSILPAESKGVVIGSLIDFLIVMPVLFMLYKRKFSVKQAILLAATGCIAARFIIPLEHLQPFVAVTWIGFAIEATIIVLEILLIVSLVRYMPKIIADVKDSALPDLFSFPKAVASHTAKHPIIQMLCSDFLVLYYGFASWKRKERTGLTLHKNSSYLAFQIMLIHGIVIETIGIHWWLHEKSMLLSILLLILNVYSVIFFMADIQAVRLNPVYATHDKLYLSLGLMKRTELRFENIAELVEDKELLQGKLTKDTIDFIARDFGEAYPHFILKMKEPIEVTFMFGPKKRYTKVAIKADQVSEFRAMLVRGMESNQVKL from the coding sequence ATGATTGCTTTAAACAAGAGGCAAAATAGATGGCTAGCATTTTTATTAGTGGTGTTAGCAAGTAATTACACTCTATATAACACAGGGATTGGTCTGTCGATTTTACCAGCTGAATCCAAAGGAGTTGTCATCGGATCACTCATTGATTTTCTCATTGTTATGCCGGTCTTATTTATGCTTTATAAACGTAAATTTTCTGTAAAGCAAGCGATTCTTTTAGCAGCTACTGGTTGCATTGCAGCACGCTTCATCATTCCGCTTGAGCATTTACAGCCATTTGTAGCGGTAACTTGGATCGGATTTGCGATTGAAGCGACAATCATCGTATTAGAGATACTACTGATTGTTTCACTCGTACGGTATATGCCAAAAATTATAGCGGATGTAAAGGACAGTGCATTACCAGATTTGTTTTCTTTTCCTAAAGCTGTTGCAAGCCATACAGCAAAACACCCAATAATTCAAATGCTTTGTAGCGATTTTTTAGTTCTTTATTACGGTTTCGCTAGTTGGAAGAGGAAAGAACGGACAGGATTAACCTTGCATAAAAACTCTAGCTATCTTGCCTTTCAAATCATGCTGATTCATGGCATCGTTATTGAAACAATTGGAATCCACTGGTGGCTTCATGAGAAGTCTATGCTACTTTCAATACTATTGCTTATTTTAAATGTATACTCAGTGATTTTCTTTATGGCAGATATACAGGCAGTTCGCTTAAATCCTGTTTATGCAACTCACGATAAGCTGTATTTGTCTTTAGGTTTAATGAAACGCACGGAACTTCGCTTTGAAAATATTGCGGAACTTGTTGAAGATAAAGAACTTTTACAAGGAAAATTGACCAAAGATACAATTGATTTTATAGCACGTGATTTTGGTGAGGCATACCCTCACTTTATTTTGAAAATGAAAGAACCGATTGAAGTAACATTTATGTTTGGCCCTAAAAAGAGGTATACAAAAGTGGCTATTAAAGCCGATCAAGTATCAGAATTTAGAGCAATGCTTGTGAGAGGAATGGAAAGTAATCAAGTGAAACTTTAA
- a CDS encoding AraC family transcriptional regulator has product MALTHIRVAKDLQELTLHGTKAFPVAMYETILRLDRMDFLPLHWHKEIQFVYVKEGSVQYRVGADVFVLEQGDGVFVNASGLHEAKPYRVKQAKTYCVNVDPILLGGHEESIITTKYVLPYVVTNRLPFVKFSGELAQSVESVAILLKKRDLFFEIKVWQELLAIWETILAQSLLTEQIMSPSMIVQHDCAKEMLDYLHYHYQEKITLEKLAAHVFLSRAECSRFFKKIVGLTPFTYLLHYRLRKSMELLRDSEQSVTTIATITGFSTVSYYIERFKEYTGYSPHVYRKKFFMKDGNITN; this is encoded by the coding sequence GTGGCGTTAACACATATTAGAGTAGCGAAGGATTTACAAGAATTAACGTTGCACGGCACGAAGGCGTTTCCAGTAGCAATGTACGAAACGATACTTCGTTTAGATCGTATGGATTTTTTACCTTTACATTGGCATAAGGAGATTCAATTTGTCTACGTAAAAGAAGGAAGTGTGCAGTATCGTGTAGGGGCTGATGTATTTGTGCTTGAGCAGGGGGATGGAGTCTTTGTTAATGCATCTGGCTTACATGAAGCGAAACCTTATAGGGTAAAGCAAGCAAAGACTTACTGTGTCAATGTTGATCCGATACTGTTAGGGGGTCATGAGGAGAGTATTATTACTACAAAATATGTTCTCCCCTATGTGGTGACCAATAGGCTACCATTTGTAAAGTTTTCTGGGGAATTGGCACAATCAGTTGAAAGTGTAGCGATTTTATTGAAAAAGCGAGATCTATTTTTTGAGATAAAGGTTTGGCAAGAACTGTTAGCCATTTGGGAAACAATTTTGGCACAGTCTTTACTAACAGAGCAGATAATGAGCCCATCGATGATTGTGCAGCATGATTGCGCTAAGGAAATGCTTGATTATTTACATTACCATTATCAGGAGAAGATAACGCTTGAAAAATTAGCCGCGCACGTTTTTTTAAGTAGAGCAGAATGTAGTCGCTTTTTTAAGAAAATAGTGGGATTAACACCGTTCACATACCTTTTACATTACCGACTTCGTAAAAGTATGGAGCTGTTACGCGATAGCGAGCAATCCGTAACGACTATTGCTACCATCACAGGATTTAGTACGGTTAGTTATTATATTGAGCGATTTAAGGAATATACTGGATATAGTCCTCACGTCTATCGTAAAAAGTTTTTTATGAAAGATGGAAATATAACTAATTAA
- a CDS encoding EamA family transporter, protein MNQQVPKNRTVGIILVILGASFWGIGGTVAQKLFQQANIEVGWLVSSRLLLAGILLITVYKITHRKESIFVIWETKYSAFRQILFSLLGMLAVQYTYMMSIALGNSAVATLLQYLAPLFIMGFYFITKQSLLTKQDGIAVSLTLIGTFLLLTNGSLSTLSVPVMAVFWGVLSGLSAAFYTLYAVPLLQQFHSLLVVGWSMLIGGLVMSLFYQPWHISISIWSLSTTIYFFFIVIFGTMLAFWLYIESLQYLSPKETSLLGSLEPLTAVITSVLWLQISFGGFQVIGTLLILCMILYLTVFQKKRMNV, encoded by the coding sequence ATGAATCAACAAGTACCGAAAAATCGCACAGTGGGTATTATACTTGTCATCCTTGGTGCAAGTTTTTGGGGTATTGGGGGTACTGTCGCTCAAAAGCTCTTCCAGCAGGCAAATATTGAGGTTGGCTGGCTCGTATCCAGTCGTCTTCTTTTAGCAGGGATATTACTAATTACCGTTTATAAAATAACACATCGTAAAGAATCCATTTTTGTGATTTGGGAAACAAAGTATAGTGCTTTTAGACAAATTCTATTTAGCTTACTTGGTATGCTCGCTGTACAATATACCTATATGATGTCCATTGCTTTAGGGAATTCTGCTGTAGCGACATTGTTGCAATATTTAGCACCTCTTTTCATCATGGGCTTTTATTTCATCACGAAGCAAAGCCTACTGACAAAACAGGATGGTATAGCTGTGTCACTTACACTTATCGGCACATTTTTATTGCTAACGAATGGCTCATTGTCCACACTTTCAGTTCCAGTAATGGCGGTGTTTTGGGGTGTACTATCTGGTCTTTCGGCAGCCTTTTATACATTATATGCTGTGCCGCTTTTACAACAGTTTCATTCATTGCTTGTTGTAGGGTGGTCAATGCTGATTGGTGGTTTAGTCATGAGTTTATTCTATCAACCATGGCACATCAGTATTTCAATTTGGTCGCTTTCAACGACAATTTATTTTTTCTTTATCGTTATTTTCGGGACAATGCTTGCATTTTGGCTTTATATTGAGAGTCTACAGTATTTATCGCCTAAGGAAACAAGTTTACTTGGTAGCCTCGAACCATTAACAGCTGTTATCACAAGTGTCCTTTGGCTACAAATTTCATTTGGAGGTTTCCAAGTAATTGGAACATTACTCATTCTATGTATGATTTTATATCTCACTGTGTTTCAGAAAAAACGTATGAACGTTTAA
- a CDS encoding Cj0069 family protein produces the protein MDKKVIFFEVQGGNDKGPDGYRKDTMPMVNALKQRGQDAEVIFFDVTKKDEIFNYVKEQGIAYVSRINPGNLQHEAEYFEMLRELCAEGVIGMPHPDAMIGYGSKDVLSKLTSTNLVPDDTFAYYTTEAFKAQFPTSLAINERVLKQNRGSTGEGIWRVKLVNPLAKRVTEVPLDAEIKCTEAKDNHVEYWKLGEFMTFCEQYITGANGMLIDMRFLPRITEGEIRLFMLRDKPVHVVHKKPADSEDAFSATLFSGAQYRYDAPEDWAELVQNFLIQLPLVTSLLGNYDLPLIWTADFMLDTNGAGEDCYILGEMNCSCVGFTSELTLAHQVAEEILACIKEQTEILA, from the coding sequence ATGGATAAAAAAGTGATTTTCTTCGAAGTACAAGGCGGTAATGACAAAGGACCAGATGGCTACCGAAAAGATACAATGCCAATGGTTAATGCGCTAAAACAACGAGGACAAGATGCTGAAGTGATTTTCTTTGATGTAACTAAAAAGGATGAAATTTTTAACTATGTAAAAGAACAAGGGATCGCCTATGTATCACGCATTAATCCAGGAAACTTACAGCACGAGGCAGAATATTTTGAGATGCTACGTGAGTTATGTGCAGAAGGTGTTATTGGGATGCCTCATCCTGATGCAATGATTGGCTACGGCTCTAAAGATGTTTTATCAAAATTAACATCCACTAATCTAGTTCCAGATGATACTTTCGCTTATTATACGACTGAAGCATTTAAAGCACAATTCCCTACTTCTCTTGCCATTAATGAGCGTGTCTTAAAACAAAATCGCGGTTCAACAGGCGAAGGCATTTGGCGTGTGAAGTTAGTCAATCCACTTGCAAAAAGGGTAACAGAAGTGCCACTTGATGCAGAGATTAAATGTACAGAAGCCAAAGATAATCACGTAGAATATTGGAAACTCGGTGAATTCATGACTTTTTGTGAACAGTACATTACTGGTGCAAATGGTATGTTAATTGATATGCGTTTCCTCCCTCGTATTACAGAAGGTGAAATCCGCTTATTTATGTTGCGCGATAAACCAGTTCATGTAGTACATAAAAAACCAGCAGATTCTGAGGACGCCTTTAGTGCGACACTATTTTCAGGTGCCCAATATCGCTATGATGCACCTGAGGATTGGGCAGAACTTGTACAAAACTTTTTGATACAATTACCACTTGTCACAAGCTTATTGGGCAATTATGATCTGCCTCTCATTTGGACAGCCGATTTCATGCTAGATACAAACGGAGCAGGTGAAGACTGCTACATTTTAGGTGAAATGAACTGCTCATGTGTGGGCTTCACATCTGAGCTTACATTAGCTCATCAAGTGGCCGAAGAAATTTTAGCCTGTATCAAAGAGCAAACAGAAATTTTAGCGTAA
- a CDS encoding LysE family transporter — translation MSLYVAYVMVGLAIAMPVGAITVEMTKQGLKNGFVHGWAVGLGGMTIDIALIFGLYMGLASILAMPLIQLPMWIIGAGFLLLLGIDSIKNADHDITLAGEKVTKSFFKSYRNGLLVAISPGNLVFWVNVFGVVLAKSYDQAESTNFLVIAAGVLSGILLHDIGLMTIVSVTRRAMSRKMIKSLTMISGVLLIGFAGYFIYEFIQGIKIYM, via the coding sequence TTGAGTTTGTATGTAGCGTATGTCATGGTAGGGTTAGCAATTGCCATGCCTGTAGGTGCCATTACGGTGGAAATGACGAAGCAAGGATTAAAAAATGGTTTTGTGCACGGCTGGGCAGTAGGGCTGGGTGGTATGACAATCGACATTGCATTAATTTTCGGTTTGTATATGGGGCTTGCTTCGATTTTAGCAATGCCGTTGATTCAATTGCCAATGTGGATTATTGGGGCAGGGTTCTTATTGTTATTAGGGATTGATTCTATTAAGAATGCCGACCATGATATTACATTGGCTGGTGAAAAGGTGACGAAGTCTTTTTTTAAATCCTATCGCAATGGATTACTCGTAGCGATATCACCAGGAAATCTAGTGTTTTGGGTGAATGTTTTTGGTGTCGTACTAGCAAAGTCATATGATCAAGCGGAGTCGACAAACTTTTTAGTAATTGCTGCAGGTGTACTGAGTGGTATTTTACTACACGATATCGGTCTAATGACGATTGTCTCTGTAACACGTAGGGCGATGAGTCGTAAAATGATCAAATCGCTTACCATGATATCCGGCGTATTATTGATTGGATTTGCTGGTTACTTTATTTATGAATTTATTCAGGGTATAAAGATCTATATGTAA
- a CDS encoding tetratricopeptide repeat protein, protein MIKQFDEQVQQINELFVNGRVKESYTLAKALLVNELFAADASFSTVQQHVALLEANGYANMPAPTGDKVKQSVERTDGSYPEGDVLAGYLGSQDEEQFTKVIDELLAGPIEAQANAYYTMAEYFVLAKEHDKAMAQYAEAIKLQPNTALYWGTFAQFINRIEASPYLALRLIEEAIHLDSMNARWYYIQGNILLQLVATSKNLSYLPTLEEAWDKAKKRCNAKQVALKIDIAKSEDLLVQWKKQML, encoded by the coding sequence GTGATAAAACAATTTGATGAGCAAGTTCAACAAATAAATGAGTTATTTGTAAATGGTAGAGTCAAAGAAAGCTATACTTTAGCGAAAGCATTATTAGTGAATGAATTGTTTGCAGCAGACGCTTCATTTTCAACTGTTCAGCAGCATGTCGCACTTTTAGAGGCCAATGGCTACGCCAATATGCCAGCCCCTACAGGTGATAAGGTGAAACAAAGTGTCGAACGTACGGATGGATCGTATCCAGAAGGTGATGTACTTGCAGGCTATTTAGGCAGTCAGGATGAGGAACAATTCACTAAAGTGATTGATGAATTACTGGCAGGACCAATTGAGGCACAGGCGAACGCTTACTATACAATGGCTGAGTATTTTGTACTTGCAAAGGAACATGATAAAGCAATGGCGCAATATGCAGAGGCTATTAAATTACAGCCCAATACAGCACTTTATTGGGGTACCTTTGCGCAGTTTATAAATCGAATTGAAGCGAGTCCGTATTTAGCACTGCGACTTATTGAGGAAGCGATTCACTTAGATAGCATGAACGCTCGTTGGTACTATATTCAGGGCAATATTTTATTACAGCTTGTAGCAACCTCAAAAAATTTAAGCTATTTGCCTACTTTAGAGGAAGCCTGGGATAAAGCGAAGAAACGCTGTAATGCCAAACAGGTTGCGTTAAAGATTGATATTGCGAAATCTGAAGATCTCCTAGTACAGTGGAAAAAGCAAATGTTATAA
- a CDS encoding methyl-accepting chemotaxis protein, which yields MNLRNSLTFQLGTIIAGILVVMLGITSIATYITAYNKLYDAAGVEAYGCANITTGLIGPADIEKALNGDRQAMESIGNDLNWTTNHKDIFQTQYILTLDGTLLALDEHLAEKGFAPGDDFYIDEDAISMLLDMKHPTYSEPYTFGGMNRLSGYAPIFKDHDSSKEVIAISVIDFDANIVKERTWAVVRNGILISIIPMLLASIITGFLIRRKVRPISLLIEQAKQIADGNLAIQGTDVKSHDEVGDLAKTLNRMTKSLQNMILTMRSTSDSLTANAVETSNTLNEMTNTVQIVATNIGEVTTAVTEGMHHAENATGALTSLAEDLQNMKVKADNSVAISHDTMKIATEGEQRAKDINNDMALIRKGSDEVSHTVQNLVVSATKIQDITNSIAGIAAQTNLLALNASIEAARAGEHGKGFAVVAEEVRKLAEQSNQEVLEVEKLVQDIMVRIQHVITSTNDNTKYIEKGTDTVRLTAQSLSDISSAVEETVEEITGISNLMTLETVKSDHVVHMIQQLTEAIREIEETMNNITAAAQQTTASIDEVANGSNATSQMAKELHKYVETFKLKE from the coding sequence GTGAATTTACGAAATTCATTAACTTTTCAACTGGGAACGATTATTGCTGGCATCTTAGTGGTGATGCTAGGTATTACTTCGATTGCTACATACATAACGGCTTATAATAAGCTATATGATGCTGCTGGCGTTGAGGCATATGGTTGTGCCAATATTACAACAGGATTGATAGGTCCAGCAGATATCGAAAAAGCACTTAATGGGGATCGACAAGCAATGGAAAGCATCGGGAACGATTTAAATTGGACTACCAATCATAAAGATATATTCCAAACACAGTACATTTTAACGTTAGATGGAACATTACTGGCCCTTGATGAGCACTTAGCGGAAAAGGGGTTTGCGCCCGGAGATGATTTTTATATCGACGAAGACGCTATTTCGATGTTACTTGACATGAAGCATCCAACTTATTCTGAACCTTATACATTTGGTGGGATGAACCGACTTTCAGGGTATGCACCTATTTTTAAGGATCATGATTCTAGTAAAGAAGTTATAGCCATTAGTGTTATTGATTTCGATGCCAATATCGTGAAAGAACGAACGTGGGCTGTTGTGCGGAATGGTATTTTAATAAGCATCATTCCCATGCTTTTAGCTTCGATTATTACAGGCTTTTTAATTCGTCGAAAAGTAAGACCGATTAGCCTTTTGATAGAACAAGCGAAACAAATTGCGGATGGCAATTTGGCAATTCAGGGAACGGATGTAAAAAGTCATGATGAGGTAGGCGATTTAGCCAAGACTTTAAATCGTATGACGAAGAGTTTACAAAATATGATTTTAACAATGCGTTCCACATCTGATTCATTAACAGCCAATGCGGTTGAAACATCTAATACACTTAACGAAATGACCAATACAGTCCAAATCGTTGCGACGAATATTGGTGAGGTTACCACGGCAGTGACGGAAGGTATGCATCATGCAGAAAATGCTACAGGAGCACTTACGTCATTAGCAGAGGATTTACAAAATATGAAAGTGAAGGCGGATAATAGCGTTGCAATTTCACATGACACCATGAAAATTGCAACCGAGGGCGAGCAGCGTGCGAAGGACATAAATAACGATATGGCGTTAATACGTAAAGGTTCTGATGAAGTCAGTCATACGGTTCAAAATTTAGTGGTATCGGCAACGAAAATTCAAGATATTACGAATTCCATTGCTGGCATCGCTGCCCAAACAAACCTTTTAGCGCTAAATGCATCTATCGAAGCTGCAAGGGCTGGAGAGCATGGCAAAGGCTTTGCAGTTGTTGCTGAGGAAGTACGTAAACTTGCTGAACAATCAAATCAAGAAGTATTAGAAGTTGAAAAGCTTGTACAAGACATTATGGTCCGTATTCAACATGTGATTACTTCCACGAACGACAATACGAAATATATTGAAAAAGGTACTGATACTGTACGTTTAACAGCACAGTCATTAAGCGACATTTCATCTGCAGTGGAAGAAACGGTAGAGGAAATAACAGGTATTTCTAATTTAATGACTTTAGAAACAGTGAAATCCGATCATGTCGTACACATGATTCAGCAATTAACAGAGGCTATTCGTGAAATCGAAGAGACGATGAATAATATTACTGCAGCTGCTCAACAAACGACGGCAAGTATTGATGAAGTAGCAAATGGCTCAAATGCAACAAGTCAAATGGCAAAAGAACTTCATAAATATGTAGAAACCTTTAAATTGAAAGAGTAG
- a CDS encoding saccharopine dehydrogenase family protein: MGKALIIGAGGVASVVVHKCVQNSDVFEEICIASRTVSKCDALKEKLDGGKTKIQTAQVDADNTDEVIELIKAFGPDVVINVALPYQDLTIMDACLATGVHYVDTANYEPPETAKFEYKWQWAYKEKFEKAGLTALLGSGFDPGVTGVFTAHAQKHEFDEIHYIDIVDANAGDHGYHFATNFNPEINIREITANGRYWKEGKWIETAPLEKKEVYNLPEIGPKDIYLLYHEELESIAKNIKGLKQIRFWMTFSEKYLTHLKVLENVGMTSIEPIEFEGQMIQPIHFLKAVLPDPASLGPRTKGKTNIGCIIRGLKDGKEKTYYVYNICDHEECYNEVGSQAISYTTGVPAMIGAMLVMNGKWQKPGVWNVEEFDPDPFMDALNKWGLPWQESHNPELLDLEVDTKELSR, encoded by the coding sequence TTGGGTAAAGCATTGATTATAGGAGCTGGCGGAGTTGCCAGTGTTGTGGTACACAAGTGTGTTCAAAATTCGGACGTATTTGAGGAAATTTGTATCGCAAGTAGAACTGTTTCAAAATGTGACGCTCTAAAAGAAAAACTGGACGGCGGAAAAACAAAGATTCAGACTGCACAGGTAGACGCAGATAATACGGACGAGGTTATTGAGCTTATTAAAGCCTTTGGACCAGATGTAGTTATAAATGTTGCACTACCTTATCAAGACCTAACGATTATGGATGCTTGCTTAGCGACAGGTGTGCACTATGTGGATACTGCAAACTACGAGCCACCTGAAACGGCAAAATTTGAATATAAATGGCAATGGGCTTATAAAGAAAAATTCGAGAAGGCTGGCTTAACTGCACTACTAGGTAGTGGTTTTGATCCAGGTGTAACGGGCGTTTTCACAGCACATGCACAAAAACATGAATTCGATGAAATTCATTACATTGATATTGTGGATGCCAATGCTGGTGATCATGGTTATCATTTCGCAACGAACTTCAATCCAGAAATCAATATCCGTGAAATCACAGCAAATGGCCGTTACTGGAAAGAAGGCAAGTGGATTGAAACAGCACCACTTGAGAAAAAAGAAGTGTATAACTTACCAGAAATCGGTCCAAAAGATATTTACCTGCTATACCATGAAGAATTAGAATCAATTGCTAAAAACATTAAAGGCTTAAAACAAATCCGCTTCTGGATGACTTTCTCTGAGAAATACTTAACACACTTAAAAGTATTAGAGAATGTTGGCATGACGTCTATTGAACCAATCGAATTCGAAGGACAAATGATTCAGCCAATCCACTTCCTTAAAGCAGTATTACCGGATCCAGCATCTCTTGGACCACGCACAAAAGGAAAAACAAATATCGGCTGTATCATCCGCGGATTAAAAGATGGCAAAGAGAAAACTTACTACGTGTACAACATCTGTGATCACGAAGAATGTTACAATGAGGTAGGTTCACAAGCAATTTCATATACAACAGGTGTACCAGCAATGATTGGTGCCATGCTTGTGATGAATGGCAAGTGGCAAAAACCTGGTGTTTGGAACGTTGAAGAGTTCGATCCAGATCCATTCATGGACGCATTGAACAAATGGGGTCTACCATGGCAAGAAAGCCATAATCCAGAATTACTTGACCTAGAAGTAGACACAAAGGAACTAAGCCGATGA
- the nspC gene encoding carboxynorspermidine decarboxylase gives MIPIDFTKVPSPSYIVDERLLTKNLELLKSIQDRTGCRILLALKGFSMHSTFPLVGEYLAGITSSSLFEARLGYEKMGKEVHVYAPAYVEHELDELLGYVDHMVFNSFNQWAQFKDKVKAAGKTIECGIRVNPEYSEIETALYDPCYTNSRLGTTLANFDKSQLDGIDGLHFHAMCEQNSDTLERIIKVVEEKFGDVLHKMKWLNFGGGHHITREDYDVEKLVNIINYIQDKYDLLVYLEPGEAVALNTGYLVATVLDVQKNGMDLAILDTSATCHMPDVLEMPYRPVIIGAGQPNELAYTYRLGGLTCLAGDVIGDYSFEKPLQPGDRLVFTDMAHYSMVKNHMFNGVNLPSIVSYNDEEGIKVIREFKFEDYSGRLS, from the coding sequence ATGATTCCAATTGATTTCACAAAGGTTCCATCCCCTTCTTACATTGTGGATGAACGATTATTAACAAAAAATCTAGAGCTTTTAAAATCAATTCAAGATCGTACAGGCTGTCGTATTTTGCTTGCCCTTAAAGGATTCTCGATGCATTCGACATTCCCTTTAGTTGGTGAATACCTAGCCGGGATTACATCAAGCTCCTTATTTGAAGCGCGTCTTGGCTATGAAAAAATGGGCAAGGAAGTTCACGTTTATGCACCTGCCTATGTAGAGCATGAATTAGACGAGCTGCTTGGCTATGTCGATCACATGGTTTTTAACTCATTTAACCAATGGGCACAGTTCAAAGACAAGGTAAAAGCAGCTGGTAAAACAATTGAATGTGGAATTCGTGTTAATCCTGAATACTCTGAAATTGAAACAGCACTTTATGATCCTTGTTATACAAACTCACGCCTTGGTACAACATTAGCTAATTTCGACAAATCACAACTTGACGGTATCGATGGCTTACACTTCCATGCGATGTGTGAGCAAAACTCTGACACGTTAGAACGTATTATCAAAGTGGTCGAAGAAAAATTTGGCGATGTTTTACACAAAATGAAATGGTTAAACTTCGGTGGTGGTCACCATATTACACGTGAAGATTACGATGTAGAAAAGCTTGTAAACATTATTAATTACATCCAAGACAAGTATGACCTTCTTGTTTATTTAGAACCTGGTGAAGCAGTAGCATTAAATACAGGCTACCTTGTGGCAACTGTTCTTGATGTACAGAAAAACGGTATGGATCTAGCAATTTTAGATACATCTGCAACATGCCATATGCCAGACGTTCTAGAAATGCCTTACCGCCCCGTTATTATCGGTGCAGGTCAGCCAAATGAACTTGCATACACATATCGCTTAGGTGGGCTTACATGCCTTGCAGGTGATGTTATTGGTGATTATTCATTTGAAAAACCATTACAACCTGGTGATCGTCTTGTTTTCACAGATATGGCACATTACTCTATGGTGAAAAACCATATGTTTAATGGTGTAAACCTTCCTTCTATCGTTTCTTATAATGATGAAGAAGGCATTAAAGTCATTCGTGAATTTAAGTTTGAAGATTATAGCGGTAGACTTTCTTAA
- a CDS encoding amidase, whose product MQEMVRPILLISVIIFVVTIVSILGVSFGKADAMPMQERMTWVWDTAMLIEDEAGVLNFLEEKYIFKVYLQINYDITYSTYRSFIEKATARGIKVYALDGASSWVSAKGYKELDQFMDWLKSYNSKATTSERFVGIHLDVEPYLNTGWERNQAKTIQAYQAILIKAKEEAHQLQVPLEADMPFWFDEITYSNQYGTGTLAEWVIDEVESVTIMAYRDTAEEIIKIIENEIAYGNKVNKSIVVGVETGSSSEGQNITFYEEGEDFMNKQLVLIQHHYANSESYKGIAIHHMGSWMTMLP is encoded by the coding sequence ATGCAAGAAATGGTAAGGCCAATACTATTAATATCAGTCATTATTTTTGTTGTAACTATTGTAAGTATATTGGGTGTTTCATTTGGAAAGGCTGATGCGATGCCAATGCAAGAAAGAATGACATGGGTATGGGATACTGCGATGCTTATCGAAGATGAAGCGGGTGTCCTTAACTTTTTAGAAGAGAAATACATTTTCAAAGTATATTTACAAATTAATTATGATATTACATATAGTACTTATAGAAGTTTTATCGAAAAAGCAACAGCAAGAGGCATCAAAGTGTACGCATTGGATGGTGCTTCAAGTTGGGTTTCAGCTAAAGGCTATAAAGAGTTGGATCAGTTCATGGATTGGTTAAAATCCTATAATAGTAAGGCCACAACATCAGAGCGATTTGTAGGTATTCATCTGGATGTAGAGCCTTATTTAAATACAGGGTGGGAGAGAAATCAAGCAAAAACAATCCAAGCTTATCAAGCAATACTCATCAAAGCAAAAGAGGAGGCACATCAATTACAAGTTCCTCTTGAGGCAGATATGCCATTTTGGTTTGATGAAATCACCTATAGCAATCAATATGGGACCGGAACTCTAGCTGAATGGGTTATTGACGAAGTAGAAAGTGTTACGATTATGGCATATCGTGATACCGCTGAAGAGATTATCAAAATTATTGAAAATGAGATAGCATATGGAAACAAAGTAAATAAATCAATAGTTGTAGGCGTTGAAACAGGATCTTCTAGTGAAGGGCAAAATATTACCTTCTATGAAGAAGGAGAAGACTTTATGAATAAGCAATTAGTGCTCATTCAACATCATTATGCGAATTCAGAAAGTTACAAGGGTATTGCCATTCATCATATGGGTAGCTGGATGACAATGTTACCTTAA